The following are encoded together in the Bernardetia sp. genome:
- a CDS encoding Hpt domain-containing protein, protein MADKIVSKNISSLTKFDARKLHVLANRIQIFYLDAKGCISDTCQSVWKINQESKSNFYELFEAFAVHREAIEFLSDAPIDTESQSLAIPNVELTFEEETFFVDALFQKPQNSKENFALECLIENKSEYYTAVYQLEERNKLQEIEFLNEKWQLTKEADILEVNHQKELTALNEQLRLDWTNLLANNLKKVVTENFIQSSQGKSFEHLIALSDSFEKISGICLIPKEIKSFLSLENRFLYVGKNDLHRKLIQTTIELAGGKFIEKEPQNLEFDFSEIDFIFIEQDIIKKEIEDTTSFCLLVPPSFLEKEQKWVNNEVNLLIYPLYPFQIWQQLLSFINTNTMSYNEKIDLSQIYEIVDNEPMLVQNMLQILDKNLREYPAQLQREFNEGKLDTLRQTVHKFKSCTAYTGLTKFNTTLSEIEASQENGWTIAQIKDKLEYVLQAIPVIKVQVDAKLKELEKELS, encoded by the coding sequence TTGGCTGACAAAATCGTATCAAAAAATATTTCTTCTCTTACTAAATTTGATGCTCGCAAACTACACGTTTTGGCGAATCGCATACAGATTTTTTATTTAGATGCAAAAGGATGTATTTCTGATACTTGTCAGTCGGTTTGGAAAATCAATCAAGAAAGCAAAAGCAATTTTTACGAATTATTTGAAGCCTTTGCAGTCCACAGAGAAGCTATTGAGTTTTTGTCTGATGCTCCAATAGACACAGAAAGTCAAAGTCTTGCCATACCCAATGTAGAACTCACTTTTGAAGAAGAGACTTTCTTTGTAGATGCACTTTTCCAAAAGCCTCAAAACTCTAAAGAGAACTTTGCTTTAGAATGTCTGATAGAAAACAAAAGTGAATATTATACAGCTGTATATCAGTTGGAAGAACGCAATAAATTACAAGAAATTGAGTTTTTGAATGAAAAATGGCAACTTACCAAAGAGGCTGATATTTTAGAAGTCAATCATCAGAAAGAACTTACAGCACTCAACGAACAGTTGCGATTAGATTGGACAAATTTGCTTGCAAATAATCTTAAAAAGGTAGTTACAGAAAATTTTATTCAGTCTAGTCAAGGCAAATCGTTTGAGCATCTTATTGCCTTATCTGATTCTTTTGAAAAAATAAGTGGGATTTGTCTTATTCCAAAAGAAATAAAGTCTTTTTTATCACTTGAAAATCGTTTTCTATATGTTGGAAAAAATGACCTTCATAGAAAACTCATCCAAACGACAATAGAATTAGCAGGAGGAAAATTTATAGAAAAAGAACCACAAAATTTAGAATTTGATTTTTCTGAAATAGATTTTATATTTATAGAACAAGATATTATAAAAAAAGAAATAGAAGATACAACTTCGTTTTGTTTACTTGTTCCTCCTTCTTTTTTGGAAAAAGAACAAAAATGGGTAAACAATGAGGTAAATTTATTGATTTATCCTTTGTATCCGTTTCAAATTTGGCAACAACTACTATCCTTTATCAATACAAATACTATGAGCTACAACGAAAAAATTGACCTTTCACAGATTTATGAAATTGTAGATAACGAGCCGATGCTTGTTCAGAATATGCTACAAATTTTAGATAAAAACCTTAGAGAATATCCTGCACAGCTTCAAAGAGAGTTTAATGAAGGAAAGCTAGATACGCTTCGCCAAACAGTACACAAATTCAAATCTTGTACGGCTTATACAGGACTTACAAAGTTTAATACTACCCTTTCAG